The DNA window TGTTCTTTCTGACATCAAATATTCCAACAAGAGAAGCTGCAAATTTAGCCTTAGTCTCTTCCCTCAGAGagcttaaaaattatatttgttgcATCATTAGAGTACATCCTTCACGTAACAAATAATTGATATGGACAATAGAAATAATACTTTTCACTGCATCCAAAACAAAAATGTTTGATTCAGGTAAGTCATTGGTCAATAATTCAATTGACTAATGGTTGATGTAGCTGATTTGTGGATTGAATGGTTCAACATCTTAGCAACAATTTATTTCTCATTTGAGCTTCCATTCTCCAGTAGGCACAACAATAGCAGGGGTTGACCAAGTATTGTTAACTGTAAAAATCATCACTTCGATATTAactttgttagaagttaatagttgtttttATTCTTCGAAAGTCTTCCCAAACTCTTGAACAGAGTCAAGTGCGGAattgtttgtttagacttgaagcagCAGATAAGGTGGTTGGAAGATACAAATTGTAAAGGACACAAGACACAACGTTTggttatggatgttcggagcaaactctcctacgacaccccttcttctcaaccttgagaaggatattcactaaaagatttggtttgaatacaacatttaCACAAACCCGGTCAGACACACAGGACTTAAACACTACTTACTTCTGAACTTTTAGCATAACACGCTCTAttaaacagaacaacctctatttaacttacaatactgaatcTCATTCAGAAATATTAGTGAATGTAATACAACTTTGTGATCTAACAAACTTGTGGACTTTTAGAACTTGAGAGCTTGAGCACTTGAGAGAAGGTTCACAAAAATGCTTAAGACTCATGAAAACAGTAGTGAAACGGTTGGTGCAAATTGTCATCCAACTTCTCCTTAAATAGGAAATTGGCAACGGATAGATTTGCTTCAGTGGACACGTGTCCTCTTTCAGTTGGATGAGCTCCAGAATAGTGCCACAAAAAATATCCGTTGAAAACTGATCGTACTAAAGAGGGTAGTGCGCAAAATATTCTTGATCGTGGTGTACTGGAAAGATAACGTGGCATTCTTTTATTCGATTAATACATCGTTGTGTCAGACTACGCATAATGGGTTCGGTTGATGAGCTGGAAATATGCTTTGGTTACCTTCACAAGAAAGTAACCGAAAGTGCTAGCCGAAAGACACTTAATGAATTGAGTAGTCGAAATTCACAAGTAATAGAAAGTGCTTAATGAATGAATAGTCGAACAGGGAATTCATTCTAGATAGTCGAAACTTCTAGTTGGGCGTGCATCTTCAATTAAATAGTCGAACTTGGATAGGTAGATAAATAGTCGGACACGCATCCTCATTTATAGTCGAGCTTGGATGGACAATAAATAGCCGGAATCGCTTCTTTATTTTAGTCGAACTTTGATAGCAAATAAATAGTCGAAAGCGCATATTTATTTCTAGCCGAACCTAAATAGCAATTCAGTTATattttcttctaagttaatcaTGCACAAACACAATGTGACATAACTTAGTCTTATTTAGTATACTTAAATTGATAATCGATTTTAACCCAATAGATTGACATTCATAAAGCATTTAACTCAATAAGATGGGATACAATTCAAGAATTCCTTTTTATTTATGGatttccaattatttttatcagTGGATTTTGAAATGTGTTTCTACCCCCTCATTTTATTGTTAGTATTAATGGTATTAatgaatgttttttaaaaatgaaagagGTGTGAGACAAGGAGACACTCTCTCTTCATACATGTTTGTATTCATGGaaattttttattgtgtttttaaaaTGCTATTAAAAATCGTCCATTCATTTTTCACCCATATTGTAGGAAAGAAGCCATTAATCACATATTATGCTCAGATGTGAATCTATTTCTACAATTAAAGAAGCATTAATTATGTTCTCTAGTATTACATATTTATTCATCAATAAAGAACAATAACTTAGCGTTCATGGTGGTGTCAAAGAGGAAACAGATGAGATAATTGTCAATATCATGGGGGATCAAGGAGGCATTATTCCAGTATATCTCGGTAGATCTCGCACTAAAATTCATTTGTTGAAACGGTCAAAAAATCCAGTCATGGGTTAGCAACAAAACAACTTTCGTATGCTGGAAAGATTGAGATGGTTAGAAAGGTCATTTTGGGCATCATACACTAGTAGAGAAAGGGGACATCAGTAAGGGCTAAAGCCGTTACAGAAGACCTTAAACGCAGTTACTAATAACTTTCAATAACGGCATCCTCATAAAACtgttataaataacaaatttgaaaaaaaaaacgaaagACGTGGTATTTGTAATGGTTTTATGAGGATCTCATTACAGATAGTCTTAAGTATCTATAATGGCATCCTCAtagaaccgttacagataacaattttgaaaaaaaagaaatagaagacATGGTATCTATAACGATTATACAACGAACCCTAACGGTTCTTtgtataaccgttacagataccttTATTTCGAAAAATTGAGAGAAAAGCATGGTATCTATAACGACTCTTTTCAAATAGCCGTTACCGATCCTATATATCAATAACGGTGCTATAGCGTCgttatagatatattaatatatgtaatgGCTCTATAGTGTCATTATTGACTTTCGTTATAGAAAGCTTAACAGTATTATGCGCGACTTTATTTGGGACAGTCAATGTTGTGGGAGAAAGAAAGTCAGGTGAGAGAAGGTGTCTACGTCTAAAGATGAAGGTGGGCTTGATTTAAAGACCTTGTTAAATGGAATCGAGCTCTCATGCTTTGGCATCTATGGGCTCTTGAGAAAAAGAATGATTCGGTATGGGTAATATGGGTTCACACAAGGTTTATGAAAGGTGAAGCTAGTGTCTAGACTTGCAGAATTAAAGAATGAATGTGTTAGTCACttaagaaaattttcagattgcGGGAGGAAGCGTTTTAAAGGATGCATGGCACTATTGGTGATGGAAGAAACACTTTACTTTGGAACAACTCTTGGTTGAAAAATCAGCCTATTATTCTTAAGGAAGAGTTTGTGAGTGCTAGAATTAGAAGGGAGTATTTGATGGTTATAGTTCGGGATGTGGTTGATGGGCAGTGTGGTTCTCTTTTGAGAAGAATACCAAAAGGGGTAAGAATGCTATTCAATTTCAGGATAATGAAGATTCTTTGACTTGGAAAACTGGAAGAAATGGAAAGTTTATATCGGGGATGGCATGAGACATTATTCGTACAAGGGAGTAGGTTGTGAATTGACATCAAATTGTCTAAAGATCTCGAGGCATCAATTTATTTTGTGGCTTACTTTTTGGGAAAAGTTGGAAACTCGGGACcggtttaaaaaaatcatcaatattCGAGATTCCAATTGTCGAAGAATGCACTGACCATCTATTGGGGAATGCCCTTTTGTTGCCTCGTTATgggataatttttaaaaaaacatgaatattTCTTTCCTAGCACATGGTATGATACTAGAAGCTTGGCAATGGTGAAAGCAAATGATAACAGGTTCTATTCAAATATGTTCAAGTGCTTATTTGGTATTGCTATATCATGTTTGGAAGGAATGCAATGTTAAGATTTTTACACGAGTTCGGAGGACGATGAAGCAGGTTTTAAAAGATGTTGGTGTTGATGTCCATTCGTTCATTCACACATGGAGGTGTATTCCTACAAATGAGTAGAATTGGATTATTAGTAACAATTGGAGTTTCCCTTTGTGAAGTCACAAGTACAATTCCCCTTAAAATGTACTAGTTTTATAAGAACTTCCCTTTATGTTGTTATTcacttgttttcttttgttttttcctTTAAAATTCAAGGCAATCATTTTTTCgactttttataaaaatggtcatttccaaaaaaaaaaaatctttgagGATACTATTAGAGTTAGTTCTAGAGTCTGTTGCATTATATTATTAGactttaaaatgttatttatacaaagtagcatgtatcccgtgcatttgcacgagtaataatataaaaatcgtgaaaaaaatattacggtaaaatttttatgggcgggtcaacccacaatccgaccaaagtatccatttagtctcacatatatccaaattaaccacagctctcgacccggaaatccggacactttaaaaattaagcatcattatttatatatatatatatatatatatatatatatatattagttagttaaaaaattgaacttatattgttaaaatgtcacgcgtttatcaaattttgggttgaatttaaaatataaagtgttattagcctagttggttaaaagtttgtacttgttttgttaggttataagttcgaaccatacctataatatttttaattttatttttaaccgttttaagtttatgggcaggtcaacccacaatccgactcaagtatgcatttactctcacatatatccaaattaaccatagctctcgactcggcaatccggacactttaaaaattaagcatcattatatatatatagattagttagttaaaaagttgaacttatattgttaaaatatcacgcgtttatcaaattttgagttgaatttaaaatataaagttttattagcctagttggttaaaatgttgtacttgttttgttaggttgcaagttcgaaccatacttatagcatttttaattttatttttaaccgttttaaatttatgggcgggtaaacccacaatccgactcaagtatccatttactctcacatatatccaaatcaatcacaactctcgacccggcaatctagacactttaaaaattaagcatcattatatatatatatatatatattatatatatatatatatatattatatatatatatatatatatatatatattatatatatatatatatatatatatagtatatatatatatatatatatatattgtatttatcaCAAAAGTTGTTGATATTATTATCTGAATGAGATGAATGAGAATAATATGTTATCAAAATGGTTTGTCATACTTATCGATTTGTACTAGTTTATGATTTACTTCACCAACAACTTGGATGGGCTCATTACAATTGTAGGttcaatttatcaattttttaatgtcACATTTGATCAACTAGACTAATGAGAAAAATATGAAAGTGTATTGTTTTAATCTCAAATATATAGAAAGTGAgacaaatatatttgttatttatttaaattatttaaattatttaattttataaatataatatacataattaaaattaaattgttaaaatttgtaattattcaATTAAGAATGATTGagatattttaaactaaataatttaaataaatattataaactaaaatagaATGCGTTATggaaacattaaaataaaaggtatacTTTAtctatatagtttaattttatttatataactctaTTTTAACGTTTATTTagtgtatatttatttaaattatttaatttaataggttcaattttaattatataaattataattataaattaagtaaatataaaatatgcgtgtaattttaatatttatataatgtatattttattttaatatataataattaatttaatatattttaattacttcATGCTCAGATAAAAAGCACACTCAAAAAACCCTCAAGGACTCTAAAGTCTAATCAAATAAGACCTCATAAAGGGAAACAATTGCCTAGGACCAACCAGTGTAGTGTAAGAAGACGATTCAttcaataaaagtaaaaactcAAAGCCATAGTTGAAGAAAGAACGGAGAGTGAACAAGAATTgctatagtttaatttttagtaTGAAGGTGGAGAGAGAGAGGAAAGTGTGAGTTTGAAGAATTGGTTAGAGGTCCCTACCCTTAAACAAAcaagaataatataataattgaaatggaGGAGGAGTGAAAACAGGCTAATGCTATCCTGTTGATGCGATGTATTCACCAAATGGAAACAAATTTtccatcaatataaataaataaagagtgAGGTCTTTCCGAACTTTCTcctcctttttttttctttttttttttcaacctgaaaattaaataattaaaatacattaaattaaatattatatattaaaattacacaCATATTTTATAGGATTAAAATTtgacatattaaattaaataatttaaataaatatacactaaataaagtcttattttatttattttatttgaattatttaatttaatatgtttaattttaattatacatattatatttataaaattaagtaaaaaagataaaatatgttaatatttatataatttattttattttaatatataatatttaaataattaaaatacattcaattaaatattatatattaaaataaaatatacattatataaatattaaaataactttattttatttattttatttttatcttttatgtaatatattttatttgaattatttaatttaatatttttaattatacatattatatttataaaattaataaagataaaatatgttaatatttatttaatatattttattttaatatataatatttaaataattaaaatatattcaattaaatattatatattaaaataaaatatacattatataaatattaaaattacacacatattttatatttatctaatttataattataatttatatgattagaatttgacatattaaattaaataaatatacactaaataaatgttaaaattaaattaaataaagataaaactatgttaatatttattttaatatttatataatgtgttttattttaatttttaatttttgttttaattatttaattaaatattattaattttaattatatatatatattatgtttataaaattaaattattattaagtttagtgagagaaatatgtaattagttaattaattaattagtttagtgAAAGTAGtggatattttgaaaaagtgAATGAAAATGTGGAATATATGgtgaaaaaatgaataatagtTGGATAGAAGTCCCCATTTTCCTCCTATAATACCCACCAATATTAAACCagaataaagtaaaatttgAAGATTGAGCAGACATGAACTTCAAATTCCCcatctttttctctcttcttgtCACCCTTCtcttatcatcatcatcatccattaaACCCATAATCAATTCGGATCGTCATGAAACTCTCAACATGATTTACAAGAATTGCAGTACATCCATGTCTAATTATTTTCCACCCCAAACATTCTCCTCTCTTTTCCAAGAACTCACTTCCCATTCATCCAACACAAAATTCTACACCACCGCAGCCGGAGACCAAAACATGGCAATCTCCGGCAGATTCCAATGCCAAAACGACCTAACCGCCATCGCATGCCACAATTGCGTCCAAAAACTATCCAAAATCTCAACCTCCCTTTGCGGTCAATCAATCCCCGCCCGCATCCACCTTTCCGGATGTTACTCACACTTCGAGCTAGACGAACCGGGGCCCATCGAAGAATCGATGGTGTTGTTGTCAAAGCTCACACTACAACACAAGTCGTGTGGcggtgatggtgatggtgatggaAGTGCGGTGGGGGCATTCAAGGCAGCAAGGGATGAGGCATTTGTCGCCGCTCAGGAAGGAACGGCGACAAAAGGGTACTACTTTGAAAGGAGTCGTGAAGGAATGCGAGTTAAGGCTCAATGTGATGGGAGCTTAATCGGAGGGTGTGATTGTGGGGAGTGTGTTAGTAGGGCGGTAGAGGTTGCGATGGATGAATGTGGGGATTCGTTTTCGGGTGAAGTTTATCTTGATGGTtgttattttatctatttatacgATAATTCTGGTTTTTCTGGTGAGTATTCTCgtaaaatctttattttctcGCGTTACATTCAAATTGATTAAAGATCGGTTAAAtacttttaaaacaaaacattccCCACAATCATCGTTtcatcttaataaatttatttatttttctctcctatttgttttgattgttttttttttatatatatatatatatgtagacTGTTTTGTTTAGTTCCAACACTCCACTCAACTTTTaacatgattcaaattataacaTATTGATTGAGTTTACAAGAAATGCTCAATAACACAACTAACAATAACCATTCATTTGTCTCTTTTTCCGGAAATAATTACTTGGAAGACAATGAAATGGTTGGAAGAAatgcaaataaaataatagcAATAGTTGTTGGAGGAGGTGTTTTCTTGTTGGGGATTGTTTTCTTCTGCTACTACAAGTCTTGGAAGAAGAGGAATGATGACATTTGatcaatatttatgtttttttctatcTAAATGGAATTCCTAATTAAAACATGTTATTGTTATATTTGATATTTACGTATAATTCATATGttgaattaacatttaaatGTTGTAAGTAGAACAACCAAATGGTCACTTACACCAACACATTTCATCTATTTCAGATTTAATtcgagttttatattttattaattttaataatattgttttgtaTTGGAGTTGGTAGGAGGAAAATTTACTAtgtactttttaattaaatagtcgTGTTAggataaatgtttaaaaatatttaaacaattatttaatttatctcgGTCAAAAGtgtttttgtttaattgtaCAAATGTTTCTAATTCAACTCTATTTATAATTTCTGAAATGAAAATGAGATAAATTGGGATGATATCTTAATTACAATTTAAAGGCATGGATatcttttttttactaatttgtccatttataaaattgaaaataggCATGTAGgataaattaatcttttaaaaatgagattttgttATACAAATGATACTATATTATAAtgacatatatattaatactaattataatataaataaacatattatatcttattttcaaattaatcccAAATAATCTAAACCCAGACTACCTAAATATAACTTTTTGGTGAACAACATTAATCAACACAAGGTTAAGAAAACTTGTAGAATTTTGTGGTTGTTTGGAAGATTAAACAATGAATTAAATCGTCATTTTTTGTCTACTTTGAAAATGTAGAATTTAGTAAGTGAAGTTTGTcctttttttaacatttataactCTTGAAACTCACCtaagatatttagaaaatagtttgatTCTATCTTGAATTATCTTTAAATTGGTGGCGTTAGACTCTAGATAGAGTTTAAAACGCTCTAATCATTTGAATTTaagaattgtttttattatattttttttttgataggTTATCCAATatcattcaataatattttatcttgtgTGTTCAAAATCTAATGAAAATAGTGTCAATTGAATTCATTAACACATAAAGTAAAAATCAGGTAAGGAAATCATGACTTCTATTCTCAAGAGCGGCATGCAAAAAATCGAAAAATCGATAACCAAATTGATAGCTAATTACCGGTTTGTCAGTTAACCAGTTCATCTTGTTAATCGGTTTCTTATCAATTAAACAATTCAGTTTCGGTTGAACTATTTTTCCACATGTTTAactgataataatttaattatatatttatattttataatttatattagtttttttttataaatattagataatattataatatttaataatttatatatattaattattttttaattttaaattataatttgtataaaattagttttaaaaaataaattaaaaaacaaccGAAATAGTTTCATTGAAATAtgtaaagttatttttttttaaaattataattatgataaaattcctaaaaaaatatgtatttaaaatatatctaaaatCAAAATAGTAAATTGTAAATGGTCTatttatctaataaaatttatttaataaatttaatacttaatttaaaaaattaaaatataaatttaatacttaatttaaaaaattaaaatatttgtttccgGTTAATCGATCGGAATCGATAAAACTAGAATCGGTCAGTATTAGTTAACCAGATGGTAAAATAAAGTGTAAAACCAAATCCACCGGTTAAAGACGTTTTAAGTATAAATCGAATTCACCTTCTAaccattattaaattttaacaattattattttcaataaaattcaaaataagtgTTTGTTTTTCCTAacttcttttataataatattgcatgatgaagtttaattaaaataagtataagattcaatttaaatatactATAAATGCTTAAGGGTCAAAATTGGGAATTTT is part of the Impatiens glandulifera chromosome 1, dImpGla2.1, whole genome shotgun sequence genome and encodes:
- the LOC124935693 gene encoding plasmodesmata-located protein 2-like, with protein sequence MNFKFPIFFSLLVTLLLSSSSSIKPIINSDRHETLNMIYKNCSTSMSNYFPPQTFSSLFQELTSHSSNTKFYTTAAGDQNMAISGRFQCQNDLTAIACHNCVQKLSKISTSLCGQSIPARIHLSGCYSHFELDEPGPIEESMVLLSKLTLQHKSCGGDGDGDGSAVGAFKAARDEAFVAAQEGTATKGYYFERSREGMRVKAQCDGSLIGGCDCGECVSRAVEVAMDECGDSFSGEVYLDGCYFIYLYDNSGFSGEYSRKIFIFSRYIQID